A region of Rhodoferax potami DNA encodes the following proteins:
- a CDS encoding fumarylacetoacetate hydrolase family protein, which yields MQLTPENTLPADADHATLLGRIWRPELQGPSVVTVRDGMVIDISASYPTARDVCETADPARALRAALGEKVCSVQSLLANSSAANRDTALPWLLAPCDLQAIKAAGVTFATSMLERVIEEKARGNPAAASAIRTEIQSLIGDDLSQLKPGSEQAMALKQVLIAQGAWSQYLEVGIGPDAEIFTKAPVLAAVGCGDDAGLHPASQWNNPEPEVVLTINSRGEVVGATLGNDVNLRDVEGRSALLLGKAKDNNASASVGPFIRLFDEEFTINDVRSAELTLRVEGADGFVMDGYSSMARISRDPLDLAAQMIGPHHQYPDGAMLFLGTLFAPVKDRDAPGSGFTHKLDDVVTIHSTKLGTLRNRMRHCDQCPPWTFSASHLMRNLAQRGLL from the coding sequence ATGCAACTCACACCCGAGAACACCCTGCCAGCCGATGCTGACCACGCCACCTTGCTGGGCCGCATCTGGCGGCCCGAGCTGCAAGGCCCCAGCGTCGTGACGGTGCGCGACGGCATGGTGATCGACATCAGCGCCAGCTACCCCACGGCACGTGATGTGTGCGAAACCGCCGATCCGGCCCGCGCCTTACGTGCGGCCCTAGGGGAAAAGGTATGCAGTGTGCAGAGCCTGCTGGCCAATAGCAGCGCCGCCAACCGCGACACCGCATTGCCCTGGCTGCTGGCGCCCTGTGATTTGCAAGCCATCAAGGCAGCCGGAGTAACGTTTGCCACCTCCATGTTAGAGCGGGTGATTGAGGAAAAAGCCCGGGGCAACCCGGCTGCAGCAAGCGCCATCCGCACCGAAATCCAGTCGCTGATCGGCGACGACCTGTCCCAACTCAAACCGGGTTCCGAGCAGGCGATGGCGCTCAAACAAGTGCTGATTGCTCAAGGAGCCTGGAGCCAGTACCTTGAAGTCGGCATCGGTCCTGATGCGGAGATTTTTACGAAAGCACCGGTGCTGGCCGCTGTGGGCTGCGGGGACGATGCGGGTTTGCACCCGGCTTCTCAATGGAACAACCCCGAACCCGAAGTCGTACTCACGATTAACTCGCGCGGCGAAGTCGTGGGCGCCACACTGGGCAACGACGTGAACCTGCGTGATGTGGAGGGCCGCTCAGCGCTCTTGCTCGGCAAAGCCAAGGACAACAATGCTTCGGCTTCGGTAGGGCCCTTCATTCGCTTGTTTGACGAAGAATTCACCATCAACGACGTGCGCAGCGCTGAACTGACATTGCGTGTGGAAGGCGCTGACGGTTTCGTGATGGATGGTTACTCGTCCATGGCCCGTATCAGCCGAGACCCGCTGGACCTTGCTGCACAAATGATAGGCCCCCACCACCAATACCCGGACGGCGCGATGCTGTTTTTAGGAACCTTGTTTGCGCCCGTCAAAGATAGAGATGCGCCGGGCAGCGGCTTCACCCACAAGCTGGACGATGTGGTCACCATCCACAGCACCAAACTGGGCACTCTGCGCAACCGCATGCGGCACTGTGACCAGTGTCCGCCCTGGACATTCAGCGCATCCCACCTGATGCGCAACCTCGCACAGCGCGGCTTGCTGTAA
- a CDS encoding PLP-dependent aminotransferase family protein, with amino-acid sequence MLTLSPDIATPLVSQIVDGLRGLIAGQVLKPGSKLPSIRAFAVTHNVSVFTVVEAYDRLVAQGWLVSRAHSGFFVKRREEGGSIGVPAREAETPRFDASWYLKQIFENRNLPLKPGCGWLPHDWLFGDAVRRSMRQLSSDGSEMDGYGLPYGHMALRMIIAESLAEHQISADAGQVLLTHGSSQGLDLVARCLLKPGDTVLVDDPGYPNLLFMLRVWGVDVVGVPRTGTGYDLAALESILTTRKPKAFFTQPRLQSPTCSVASVAQLHRLLQLAEMHDFVLVENDIYADMDATSRTTLASLDQLRRVVYVGSYSKTISPNLRVGYLLARPDLSAQFVQLKMIAGLTSSDIAERITFGAITDGRWRKHLKSLRDRLGEAHRQVSRRLLGLGFEIFHEPEAGMYLWARHPDIADSAVLSQSATQEGIMLGPGQLFLVEPRPTGWLRFNVAFCADERLWRFLDQRILVGQSAEHA; translated from the coding sequence ATGCTTACACTCAGCCCCGACATCGCAACCCCCCTGGTCAGCCAGATCGTGGACGGACTGCGCGGGCTGATTGCGGGCCAAGTGCTGAAGCCCGGGAGCAAGCTTCCCTCTATTCGCGCATTCGCGGTCACCCACAACGTCAGTGTGTTCACGGTGGTCGAGGCCTATGACCGTTTGGTCGCCCAAGGGTGGCTGGTTTCGCGCGCGCACTCCGGCTTTTTTGTGAAGCGCCGGGAAGAGGGCGGCAGCATCGGTGTACCGGCTCGCGAGGCAGAAACGCCCCGTTTTGATGCAAGCTGGTACCTCAAGCAGATTTTCGAGAACCGCAACCTGCCCCTCAAACCTGGTTGCGGCTGGTTGCCGCACGACTGGTTGTTTGGCGACGCGGTGCGCCGCAGCATGCGCCAGCTCTCCAGCGACGGCTCCGAAATGGATGGTTATGGCTTGCCTTACGGTCACATGGCCTTGCGCATGATCATTGCGGAGTCGTTGGCCGAACACCAAATCTCGGCAGACGCCGGCCAGGTGCTGCTGACGCATGGCTCCAGCCAGGGGCTGGATCTGGTGGCGCGCTGCCTGCTCAAGCCCGGTGACACCGTGTTGGTGGATGACCCCGGTTACCCCAATCTTTTGTTCATGCTGCGTGTCTGGGGCGTGGATGTAGTGGGGGTTCCGCGTACCGGCACGGGTTACGATCTCGCCGCGCTGGAGTCCATCCTGACCACGCGCAAGCCCAAGGCTTTTTTCACACAGCCGCGTTTGCAGAGCCCCACCTGCTCGGTGGCTTCAGTTGCCCAGCTGCACCGCCTGTTGCAACTGGCCGAGATGCACGATTTCGTGCTGGTCGAAAACGACATCTATGCCGACATGGATGCCACCTCGCGCACCACACTGGCCAGTTTGGACCAGCTGCGCCGGGTGGTGTACGTGGGCAGCTATTCCAAAACCATTTCACCGAACCTGCGCGTGGGCTACCTGCTGGCCCGGCCGGATTTGTCGGCCCAGTTTGTGCAGCTCAAGATGATTGCAGGGCTGACGTCTTCCGACATCGCCGAACGCATCACCTTTGGCGCGATTACCGATGGCCGTTGGCGCAAGCACCTGAAGTCGCTGCGGGACCGCTTGGGTGAAGCGCATCGCCAGGTGAGCCGCCGGCTGCTGGGCCTGGGCTTTGAGATATTCCATGAGCCCGAGGCCGGCATGTACCTGTGGGCACGCCACCCCGACATCGCGGACAGCGCCGTGCTGTCGCAGTCTGCGACCCAAGAGGGCATCATGTTAGGGCCCGGCCAGTTGTTCTTGGTGGAGCCCCGGCCCACCGGCTGGCTTCGCTTCAATGTGGCGTTTTGCGCGGACGAGCGTTTGTGGCGCTTTCTGGACCAGCGCATTCTGGTGGGGCAAAGCGCCGAGCACGCCTGA
- the gabT gene encoding 4-aminobutyrate--2-oxoglutarate transaminase yields the protein MQADRQVLNAALYARRQSAVARGVGQAHEIFIKNARNSEFWDVEGRRFIDFAGGIAVLNTGHLHPQVIEAVKAQLDLYTHTCFQVIAYEPYVEVCERLNAMAPGNFAKKSLLLTTGAEAVENAIKIARAYTKRPGVIAFTGGYHGRTNFTLGLTGKVAPYKLGFGPFPGEVFHALFPNELHGVSVADALHSVELIFKNDIEAERVAAFIVEPVQGEGGFYVAPPEFISGLKALADKYGILLIADEVQTGAGRTGTWFACEQWPVAPDLITTAKSLAGGFPLSGVVGRADVIDAPAAGGLGGTYAGSPVACAAALAVMKAFEEEKLLQRSQDMGAFLVEKLKAIATKVPAIGDVRGMGAMVAIELFEGGDVHRPDAVLTKKVVTEAARRGLILLSCGTYGNVIRILVPLTAPDALLEEGLAILADSFAAVA from the coding sequence ATGCAAGCTGATCGCCAAGTTCTCAATGCCGCCCTTTATGCCCGCCGTCAATCTGCCGTTGCACGCGGTGTCGGTCAGGCCCACGAGATTTTCATCAAGAACGCCCGCAACTCCGAGTTCTGGGATGTGGAAGGCCGCCGCTTCATCGACTTCGCCGGTGGTATTGCGGTGCTGAACACCGGCCACCTGCACCCCCAGGTGATTGAGGCCGTCAAGGCCCAGCTCGACTTGTACACCCACACCTGCTTTCAGGTGATTGCCTACGAACCCTACGTCGAAGTGTGCGAGCGCTTGAACGCCATGGCGCCCGGCAACTTTGCCAAGAAGAGCCTGCTGCTGACCACCGGCGCCGAGGCCGTAGAAAACGCCATCAAGATTGCCCGCGCTTACACCAAACGCCCCGGCGTGATCGCCTTCACCGGCGGCTACCACGGCCGCACCAACTTCACGCTGGGTCTGACCGGCAAAGTGGCGCCCTACAAGCTGGGCTTCGGCCCCTTCCCCGGCGAAGTGTTCCACGCCCTGTTCCCCAATGAACTGCATGGCGTGAGCGTGGCGGATGCCCTGCACTCGGTGGAGCTGATCTTCAAGAACGACATCGAGGCAGAACGTGTGGCTGCCTTCATCGTCGAACCCGTGCAAGGCGAAGGCGGCTTCTACGTGGCGCCTCCCGAGTTCATCTCCGGCCTCAAGGCGCTCGCTGACAAGTACGGCATTTTGTTGATTGCCGACGAAGTGCAAACCGGCGCCGGCCGCACCGGCACCTGGTTTGCCTGCGAGCAGTGGCCTGTGGCTCCTGATTTGATTACCACTGCCAAATCGTTGGCGGGTGGATTCCCCTTGTCCGGCGTGGTTGGCCGTGCAGATGTAATCGATGCACCCGCCGCAGGCGGCTTGGGCGGCACCTATGCCGGCAGTCCGGTGGCTTGCGCCGCGGCACTGGCCGTGATGAAGGCCTTTGAAGAAGAAAAACTCCTGCAGCGCAGCCAAGACATGGGCGCTTTCCTGGTCGAAAAGCTCAAGGCCATTGCCACCAAGGTACCAGCCATCGGTGATGTGCGTGGCATGGGCGCCATGGTCGCCATCGAGTTGTTTGAAGGTGGCGATGTGCACCGTCCTGACGCGGTGTTGACCAAGAAGGTGGTCACAGAGGCTGCACGCCGCGGGCTGATCCTCCTGTCTTGCGGTACCTACGGCAACGTCATCCGCATCCTGGTGCCCTTGACCGCTCCCGACGCGCTGCTCGAAGAAGGCTTGGCCATTCTGGCTGACAGCTTTGCTGCCGTGGCCTGA